From a region of the Hymenobacter jejuensis genome:
- a CDS encoding thioredoxin domain-containing protein has product MSSLASAHANRLAHESSPYLLQHAHNPVDWYPWGTEALQRAQNEQKPILVSIGYAACHWCHVMERESFENERIAEVMNQHYICIKVDREERPDVDQVYMDALQAMGVQGGWPLNVFLTPEAKPFYGGTYFPPRNWVQLLQSIAQAYQGEHRTELEQSAEQFAKVLRTSKLEKYSLEAAGVKLTSEQFDQLLHNLAVRFDRELGGMNRAPKFPMPSIWRFLLRAYTLTNNQDILDQTLLTLREMAWGGIYDQVGGGFARYSVDAEWLAPHFEKMLYDNGQLISLYSEAYQVSGNEEFKTVVYDSIQFVKRELLNSEGGFYSSLDADSEGEEGKFYVFTKDELREILGDEEPLFSDYYNCTAVGNWEHGRNILHRRASDTAFAKEHELTPGVVAELVQGWKQKIMRARDQRIRPGLDDKILTGWNALMLSSLVDAYRAFGEPEFLQLALQNAAFLQRNLREGPRLFRNYKNGRATISGFLEDYSLVIQAYIGLYEVTFDAQWLQEADILMQYVLDHFFDPVEAQFFYTDDSGEKLIARKKELFDNVIPGSNSLMANNLHRLGLHMDKSTYTELAATMLARVQDLVVKEPQHLTNWASLATMLLQPTAEIAIVGPEAETKRRELSRHFLPNTVLAGTATTSELPLLQHRTAQGNQTTIYVCFNRACQQPVHTTEEALNQLTSIRKL; this is encoded by the coding sequence ATGTCAAGCCTAGCATCTGCTCACGCCAATCGGTTGGCCCACGAAAGCAGCCCTTACTTGTTGCAACATGCCCACAACCCAGTTGATTGGTATCCGTGGGGCACCGAGGCGCTGCAAAGAGCCCAGAACGAACAAAAACCGATTCTGGTAAGCATTGGCTATGCCGCCTGCCATTGGTGCCATGTCATGGAGCGCGAATCGTTTGAGAACGAGCGGATTGCGGAAGTCATGAACCAGCATTACATCTGCATTAAAGTCGATCGGGAAGAGAGACCCGATGTCGATCAGGTGTATATGGATGCGCTACAGGCGATGGGAGTACAAGGTGGGTGGCCGCTGAATGTGTTTTTGACCCCTGAAGCCAAGCCTTTTTACGGGGGCACGTACTTTCCACCCCGCAATTGGGTGCAGCTTCTGCAAAGCATCGCCCAAGCCTATCAGGGAGAACACCGTACCGAACTGGAGCAATCGGCAGAGCAATTCGCAAAGGTGCTGCGTACCAGTAAGCTCGAAAAATATAGCCTTGAAGCGGCTGGAGTGAAGCTTACTAGTGAGCAATTTGATCAACTCCTCCATAATCTAGCGGTCCGCTTCGACCGCGAACTTGGTGGCATGAACCGGGCGCCTAAGTTTCCAATGCCCAGCATCTGGCGCTTTTTGCTCCGAGCCTACACCCTCACCAACAATCAGGATATCCTTGATCAGACGCTGCTAACGCTACGAGAAATGGCTTGGGGCGGGATTTATGACCAAGTTGGCGGCGGATTTGCCCGCTATTCTGTTGACGCCGAATGGCTGGCGCCGCATTTCGAGAAAATGCTTTATGACAACGGTCAGCTTATCAGCTTGTACTCAGAGGCTTACCAAGTATCTGGTAATGAGGAATTTAAAACAGTAGTATATGATTCTATCCAATTTGTAAAGCGCGAGCTTTTAAATTCGGAAGGCGGCTTTTATTCGTCGTTGGATGCGGATAGCGAAGGCGAAGAGGGCAAGTTTTATGTGTTCACGAAAGACGAGCTGCGCGAAATTCTGGGCGACGAAGAACCTCTATTTTCAGATTACTACAACTGCACAGCCGTCGGCAATTGGGAGCATGGGCGCAATATCCTGCATCGCCGAGCTTCCGACACGGCATTTGCTAAGGAGCATGAGCTTACGCCCGGCGTAGTAGCAGAGTTGGTGCAGGGCTGGAAACAGAAGATTATGCGCGCCCGCGACCAACGCATTCGGCCGGGCTTGGACGACAAAATTCTGACCGGTTGGAATGCCTTGATGTTGAGTAGTTTGGTCGATGCTTACCGCGCATTCGGCGAGCCCGAATTTCTACAATTGGCTCTGCAAAACGCCGCGTTTCTCCAGCGCAATCTTCGCGAAGGACCGCGTTTGTTCCGCAACTACAAGAACGGCCGCGCCACGATTTCGGGCTTTTTGGAAGATTATTCACTGGTCATTCAGGCATATATCGGCTTGTATGAGGTCACTTTTGATGCGCAATGGCTACAAGAAGCTGACATCCTAATGCAGTATGTGCTCGATCACTTTTTCGATCCTGTGGAAGCTCAGTTCTTCTACACCGATGATTCGGGCGAGAAACTTATTGCCCGTAAAAAGGAGCTATTTGACAATGTAATTCCTGGGTCCAACTCCTTGATGGCCAACAACTTGCATCGTCTCGGGTTACATATGGACAAGTCTACCTATACCGAGTTGGCCGCAACTATGCTTGCGCGCGTGCAGGACTTGGTAGTGAAAGAGCCTCAGCATCTTACCAACTGGGCTAGTCTGGCCACTATGTTGCTCCAACCCACAGCCGAAATCGCTATTGTAGGGCCGGAAGCGGAAACGAAACGCCGCGAGTTGAGCCGGCATTTTCTGCCCAATACGGTACTAGCCGGAACCGCTACAACTAGTGAGTTGCCCTTACTTCAGCACCGAACGGCTCAAGGCAATCAGACTACGATTTATGTCTGTTTCAACCGCGCTTGCCAACAGCCTGTGCACACCACAGAAGAGGCTTTAAATCAACTAACTAGCATTCGAAAGCTTTAA
- a CDS encoding GSCFA domain-containing protein, which produces MFRTELSLTPHPNQLPLSARVITVGSCFSDVIGNRLAAAKVHTLVNPFGTVFNPLSACKLIRAAAGEEMDWQQHLVEARGRWQSYDLHATVGADSPVALLQHIQQVVQQAGDFIQSSDLLILTLGTAYAYRLRETQEIVSNCHKVPADRFDKELLTADEIVAAVAETHAYLRLRNPKLRILLTVSPVRHLKDTLPLNAVSKSVLRVACHYLSELLPDVSYFPAYELLLDDLRDYRFYADDMLHPSSVAEDYIWERFTRTYFDGAFGRFKKEWESIQQALAHRPLYPAAPEHRQFLESTLARLQKLAAQVDLRAEIREVQKQIAALPLPAKPLPEPEPEFDDEERIDVGQVDDTSNVLPAVSEATPVATLSEVEPEEEEEEYEVHEPHSFISTPEPLPAPFAKKKRRSRGGAKRTARKRAAQEAALLLEQSVDSSSGVITQNEEPETLDIQTDTNQLPHIELEHDQLPAAVSDADAPALTLEITSPVEASDDELITSVPVPARPTRSRGGRTATTGRSAVRKSATKAPKPAAAKKPARTGRSKTGAAEAALSALLAGLAPEAPAPVAPSPLLVAPPELPASTPPVPEEALPKAASPKPAPKRRSRPPRKKPAADENPEKS; this is translated from the coding sequence ATGTTTCGTACCGAACTGTCTCTTACGCCTCATCCCAATCAACTGCCTTTAAGTGCGCGGGTGATCACCGTGGGCTCTTGTTTTTCAGATGTCATTGGCAATCGTCTAGCGGCCGCGAAAGTCCATACCCTGGTCAATCCGTTTGGAACGGTTTTCAATCCGCTATCCGCTTGCAAGCTGATTCGGGCGGCCGCAGGGGAAGAAATGGACTGGCAGCAACACCTTGTAGAAGCACGTGGACGCTGGCAAAGCTATGATTTGCACGCAACCGTCGGTGCAGATTCGCCAGTCGCGCTTCTTCAGCACATACAGCAAGTAGTGCAGCAAGCTGGTGATTTCATACAATCATCTGATTTACTGATACTTACACTAGGAACTGCGTACGCTTACCGCTTGCGTGAAACACAAGAGATCGTAAGCAATTGCCATAAGGTACCTGCCGACCGATTTGATAAGGAATTACTGACGGCTGATGAGATTGTAGCAGCGGTTGCCGAGACGCACGCTTACCTGCGGCTTCGCAATCCGAAGCTCCGCATCCTACTGACCGTGAGCCCCGTACGGCACCTGAAAGACACCTTGCCCCTGAATGCCGTAAGCAAATCAGTGCTGCGCGTTGCTTGCCATTACCTCAGCGAGCTGCTGCCCGACGTGTCGTATTTCCCGGCTTATGAGCTGCTTTTGGATGATTTGCGGGATTATCGCTTCTACGCGGATGACATGCTTCATCCATCGTCGGTGGCGGAGGATTATATCTGGGAACGGTTCACGCGCACTTACTTCGACGGTGCATTTGGCCGCTTCAAAAAAGAGTGGGAAAGTATTCAACAAGCCTTGGCACATCGGCCACTGTATCCGGCCGCACCCGAACACCGCCAATTCTTGGAAAGTACGCTCGCCCGCCTTCAAAAGCTTGCTGCACAAGTCGATCTACGGGCTGAGATCCGGGAAGTACAGAAGCAAATAGCGGCCCTTCCGCTGCCTGCTAAGCCGTTGCCGGAACCGGAGCCGGAATTTGATGACGAGGAACGCATTGACGTGGGCCAGGTTGACGACACGTCAAATGTCTTGCCTGCTGTATCAGAAGCAACTCCTGTAGCGACACTTTCAGAAGTCGAGCCCGAGGAGGAAGAGGAGGAATACGAAGTACATGAACCACACTCGTTTATTTCTACTCCTGAACCCCTGCCTGCTCCGTTTGCAAAGAAAAAGCGACGGTCGCGTGGGGGAGCCAAACGCACTGCACGTAAACGCGCAGCACAAGAAGCTGCCCTTCTGCTCGAACAAAGTGTCGATTCATCTTCGGGGGTAATTACACAGAATGAAGAACCAGAAACCCTTGATATACAAACGGATACAAACCAGCTTCCTCATATTGAGTTAGAACACGACCAGTTACCGGCGGCTGTTTCTGATGCTGATGCTCCAGCGTTAACACTCGAGATAACATCGCCAGTTGAGGCGTCGGATGATGAGTTGATCACTTCCGTGCCGGTACCTGCGCGACCAACGCGCAGCAGAGGCGGACGCACGGCTACTACCGGCCGATCTGCAGTGCGCAAATCAGCTACCAAAGCTCCCAAACCGGCCGCAGCCAAAAAGCCTGCTCGCACGGGAAGAAGTAAGACGGGGGCTGCCGAAGCAGCTTTGAGCGCACTTTTGGCAGGTTTGGCTCCCGAAGCTCCTGCACCCGTCGCGCCTTCTCCCCTACTAGTAGCTCCACCGGAACTTCCTGCTAGTACTCCGCCTGTGCCCGAAGAAGCATTGCCAAAAGCTGCATCTCCAAAACCGGCGCCGAAACGCCGAAGCCGGCCGCCACGCAAGAAACCTGCAGCAGACGAAAATCCTGAGAAATCGTAA
- the rplI gene encoding 50S ribosomal protein L9 gives MEVILKDDVKNLGYKNDIVTVKPGYGRNYLLPQGLAILADKSNKKIVAENVRQAAHKAEKIKTDAQAVANQIGDVALDIRAKVGESGKIFGRVTTLQLAEALKAKGIDVDRKRISFDQDPTAAGEYTATINLHKEVKHQIRFNVVAE, from the coding sequence ATGGAAGTAATTCTGAAAGACGACGTAAAGAACCTGGGCTACAAGAACGATATCGTAACTGTAAAGCCTGGCTACGGTCGCAACTACCTGCTCCCGCAGGGTCTGGCTATTCTGGCCGACAAGTCGAACAAAAAGATTGTAGCTGAAAACGTACGCCAAGCGGCGCACAAAGCTGAAAAAATCAAAACCGACGCTCAGGCAGTCGCCAACCAGATTGGTGATGTGGCCCTCGACATCCGCGCTAAAGTGGGTGAAAGCGGCAAGATTTTCGGCCGTGTAACTACGCTGCAACTCGCCGAGGCTCTGAAGGCCAAAGGCATTGATGTGGATCGCAAGCGCATTTCTTTTGATCAGGACCCAACGGCAGCTGGTGAGTACACCGCTACCATCAACCTGCACAAAGAAGTGAAGCACCAGATTCGCTTCAACGTAGTAGCTGAGTAA
- the rpsR gene encoding 30S ribosomal protein S18, with amino-acid sequence MSLANEKIHKQDTRTKYCRFKKAGIKYVDYKDPNFLLKFVNEQGRILPRRITGTSLKFQRKVAQAVAKARHLALMPYVTDSLK; translated from the coding sequence ATGAGCCTAGCCAACGAGAAAATCCACAAGCAGGATACCCGTACCAAATACTGCCGCTTCAAAAAGGCTGGCATTAAGTACGTGGATTACAAAGATCCGAACTTCCTGCTGAAATTTGTAAACGAGCAGGGCCGCATTCTGCCCCGTCGTATTACCGGCACAAGCCTGAAATTCCAGCGCAAAGTAGCTCAAGCCGTGGCCAAAGCCCGTCACTTGGCACTGATGCCCTACGTAACCGATTCGCTGAAGTAA
- the rpsF gene encoding 30S ribosomal protein S6, which translates to MEVRNYETVFILTPVLNESQVQETVEKFSQVLKENSADIINTEAWGLKKLAYPIQKKSTGYYFLVEFTGAGNIVDTLELAFRRDERVIRFLTTVLDKHAVSYNQRRRNGEMNQQKTKKESEAVAQ; encoded by the coding sequence ATGGAAGTAAGAAATTACGAGACGGTCTTCATTTTGACTCCCGTTCTGAACGAGAGCCAAGTGCAAGAGACGGTCGAGAAGTTCTCGCAGGTGCTTAAGGAAAATAGCGCCGACATCATCAACACTGAAGCTTGGGGCCTAAAGAAATTGGCTTACCCGATTCAGAAAAAATCTACTGGTTACTACTTCCTCGTGGAGTTCACGGGTGCCGGTAACATTGTAGATACGCTTGAGCTGGCCTTCCGCCGCGACGAGCGTGTAATTCGGTTCTTGACCACTGTACTGGACAAGCACGCTGTATCATACAACCAGCGTCGTCGCAACGGTGAAATGAACCAGCAGAAAACCAAAAAAGAATCGGAAGCCGTAGCCCAATAA
- a CDS encoding cytochrome c3 family protein encodes MNSIRLRPLSHLFFALFLTFAAVGNTSAQQVGAAPAVSKEGVTPGATAAAAPAAAAGATTGDAAAISAGDALFKGNCAQCHAVNEVVVGPALGGITKRRPMSWILPWVKNSSKVVASGDEYAVKLFNQYQKQQMPSFQLSDAEITSIVSYITSEEGKGSAQTAGGVTTDNQSKVDGKTDGGGAGATAGAGQYVDILLIVLVVVLIVLVVTLVIIANIMKDVLRGRKDLDGRDVEVLEQRFDFSKLYKAPAVRWIAGVVFVLVVLYESVQGVMAIGLSQGYQPTQPIAFSHKLHAGENQINCSYCHTSVYKSKSANIPSANICMNCHSQIKTESPEIKKIYRAIERKQPIQWVRIHNLPDLAYFNHSQHTQVGGIECQTCHGPIQNMEVVYQYSALTMGWCINCHRETPLNTKGNGYYDNLVKLHDASNNGVPFTVSSNGGTECSKCHY; translated from the coding sequence ATGAATAGCATCCGACTTCGTCCTCTATCTCACCTCTTTTTTGCTCTCTTTCTGACTTTTGCCGCCGTTGGTAATACATCAGCGCAACAAGTAGGCGCGGCTCCTGCCGTAAGCAAAGAAGGTGTTACCCCAGGCGCTACTGCTGCCGCCGCTCCGGCTGCCGCTGCTGGTGCTACCACTGGCGATGCCGCTGCAATCTCAGCTGGCGATGCCTTATTTAAAGGCAACTGTGCTCAATGCCACGCCGTGAACGAGGTGGTAGTAGGCCCTGCCTTAGGTGGTATCACGAAACGCCGCCCAATGTCATGGATTCTGCCTTGGGTAAAGAACTCCAGCAAAGTAGTAGCCAGCGGCGATGAATATGCGGTAAAGCTGTTCAATCAGTACCAGAAGCAGCAAATGCCGAGCTTCCAGCTTTCTGATGCCGAGATCACTTCAATCGTTTCTTACATCACTTCAGAAGAAGGTAAGGGAAGTGCTCAAACTGCGGGAGGAGTTACAACTGATAACCAATCCAAAGTTGATGGTAAAACCGACGGTGGCGGTGCTGGTGCAACTGCAGGAGCTGGCCAATACGTTGATATTCTGCTGATTGTATTAGTGGTAGTTCTGATTGTGCTGGTGGTAACGCTGGTTATCATCGCCAACATCATGAAGGACGTATTGCGCGGCCGCAAAGATTTGGACGGTCGCGATGTAGAAGTTCTGGAGCAACGCTTCGATTTTTCTAAACTCTACAAAGCTCCAGCCGTGCGCTGGATTGCCGGAGTTGTTTTCGTACTGGTTGTACTTTATGAATCTGTACAAGGAGTAATGGCCATCGGCTTATCACAAGGTTACCAGCCGACCCAGCCGATCGCTTTTTCGCATAAGCTCCACGCCGGTGAAAACCAGATTAACTGTTCTTACTGCCATACCAGCGTATACAAGAGCAAGAGCGCTAACATTCCTTCGGCCAACATCTGCATGAACTGCCATTCGCAGATCAAGACAGAGTCGCCGGAAATCAAAAAGATCTACCGGGCAATCGAGCGTAAGCAGCCTATTCAATGGGTGCGTATTCACAACTTGCCTGACTTGGCCTATTTCAACCACTCTCAGCACACTCAAGTGGGTGGCATTGAGTGCCAGACCTGCCACGGCCCGATTCAGAACATGGAAGTTGTATACCAATATTCGGCCCTTACTATGGGCTGGTGCATCAACTGCCACCGTGAAACGCCTCTCAACACGAAGGGCAATGGCTATTACGACAACCTCGTAAAGCTACATGACGCATCAAACAATGGCGTTCCATTCACAGTGTCGTCGAATGGCGGTACTGAGTGCTCGAAGTGCCACTACTAA
- a CDS encoding TAT-variant-translocated molybdopterin oxidoreductase, which produces MQESPKYWKGIEELENSPEFVKTALTEFADFLPVKEAHGSSDATVAPRRDFLKLMGFGLAAATLASCETPVRKAIPYLNKPEEVDPGIANWYASTYFNGADYNSVLVKTREGRPIKLEGNPESPITRGGLSARAQASVLDLYDSGRLQHFAIKGQKTETDRVDQEIRTKLAAVTGRIAIVSPTIISPSTKKVIAEFASRYPNTEHVMYDANSSSALLQANGGVLPAYDFSKADVIVSLGADFLGTWLSPIEFAPQYITNRKVSSEKRSMSRHFQFEPYFSLTGANADVRVPVKPSEMGAVALALYNEVVGGGATSSFNSPQLKKAAAELKAARGKSLVVSGSNDLAVQTLVAAINQALGNVGTSIDLTKPSLVRQGDDAKMLRLINDMNAGTVGAVIFYHANPVYNHPLADKVKTGIAKVPISISFNDRLDETGSLCYYACPDHNYLESWNDYEPKRGYLSLAQPVISPLFATRQAQDSLLTWAGNPQSYYNYLRANWRGVLSGDFQKAWDTAVHDGVALGSMLPAAAAPIANPYSIDQAISAITSAPKGSGVELALYEKVSVGTGSRADANNPWLQELPDPISKATWGNYVAVPRDMAIANKWEQGDVLKVTANGKSIELPVLVQPGQPKGSVSIAIGYGREKAGRVGDGVGANTYPLAVIRNNAIGYFTNVTLEKTDARSPIAQTQTHHTIMDRKPVVQESTLAQYIRNPKEVTEYDKVATPDGLEKPNKVSLWQDYEYKNHHWGMVIDLNSCIGCGACVLGCQVENNVAVVGKQEVINRREMHWLRIDRYYSSDHHKDEFETKGKLATYRAMEDPSENPSVIYQPMLCQHCNHAPCETVCPVLATTHSSEGLNQMTYNRCVGTRYCANNCPYKVRRFNWFSYYSNEKFENVNGHMFTDLGRMVLNPDVTVRARGVMEKCSFCVQRIQLGKLEAKKQKRRPKDGEVVTACAQSCPTQAIVFGDLRDPNSRVSQITRREDGERGFHVLDAINVQPNITYLTKIRNVEEVRNA; this is translated from the coding sequence ATGCAAGAGTCGCCTAAGTACTGGAAGGGAATTGAGGAACTGGAGAACTCACCAGAGTTTGTAAAGACCGCGCTTACGGAGTTTGCGGACTTTCTGCCGGTGAAAGAAGCTCATGGCTCTTCCGACGCCACGGTAGCCCCTCGCCGCGACTTCCTTAAGCTAATGGGCTTTGGCCTTGCAGCTGCAACCCTAGCCAGCTGCGAAACGCCCGTAAGAAAAGCTATTCCATACCTAAATAAGCCGGAAGAAGTTGATCCAGGCATCGCAAACTGGTATGCTTCTACTTATTTCAACGGTGCGGATTATAACAGCGTTTTAGTAAAGACTCGCGAGGGCCGTCCTATTAAGTTAGAGGGTAACCCCGAATCTCCTATTACACGGGGTGGCCTCTCAGCACGGGCCCAAGCTTCGGTGCTAGATCTTTATGATAGTGGCCGTCTACAGCATTTTGCTATCAAAGGTCAAAAAACTGAAACAGACCGCGTCGACCAAGAGATACGCACGAAGCTAGCGGCCGTAACCGGCCGCATCGCTATTGTTTCTCCGACCATAATTAGCCCTTCTACTAAGAAGGTCATTGCGGAGTTTGCATCACGTTATCCAAACACGGAACACGTGATGTATGATGCCAACTCGAGTTCTGCTTTGCTGCAAGCTAATGGTGGTGTATTACCTGCCTATGATTTCAGCAAAGCTGATGTCATTGTTAGCTTGGGTGCCGACTTCCTCGGAACTTGGCTTTCACCAATCGAATTTGCCCCTCAGTACATCACTAACCGCAAGGTATCAAGCGAGAAGCGCAGCATGTCGCGCCACTTTCAGTTTGAGCCTTATTTCTCGCTAACGGGCGCCAACGCTGACGTACGCGTTCCAGTTAAGCCTTCTGAGATGGGTGCTGTTGCACTCGCGCTTTATAATGAAGTTGTTGGAGGTGGAGCTACCTCTTCCTTCAACAGCCCTCAGCTGAAGAAGGCAGCCGCGGAGTTAAAAGCCGCGCGTGGCAAAAGCCTAGTGGTCTCAGGTTCCAATGACTTGGCAGTTCAGACGCTTGTAGCAGCTATTAACCAAGCTCTTGGAAACGTAGGAACTAGCATCGATTTGACGAAGCCGTCTTTGGTTCGTCAGGGAGATGACGCCAAGATGCTACGTCTCATTAACGATATGAACGCTGGAACTGTGGGGGCTGTGATCTTCTATCATGCCAACCCAGTTTACAACCACCCGCTCGCAGATAAAGTCAAAACGGGTATTGCAAAGGTTCCTATTAGCATTTCGTTCAATGACCGCCTAGATGAAACAGGCTCATTGTGCTACTATGCTTGTCCTGACCACAATTACCTCGAGTCTTGGAATGACTATGAGCCTAAGCGAGGCTATTTAAGCTTAGCTCAACCAGTTATCTCACCTCTTTTCGCCACTCGCCAAGCTCAAGATAGCTTATTGACTTGGGCAGGTAACCCCCAAAGCTACTATAACTATCTGCGTGCTAATTGGCGTGGTGTGTTGAGTGGAGATTTCCAGAAGGCTTGGGACACAGCTGTTCATGATGGAGTTGCATTAGGTTCGATGTTGCCAGCTGCCGCTGCTCCAATAGCCAATCCTTACAGCATTGATCAGGCAATCTCAGCGATTACTTCAGCGCCAAAAGGATCTGGTGTAGAACTGGCTCTGTATGAGAAAGTTAGCGTGGGTACTGGTAGCCGCGCTGATGCCAACAATCCTTGGCTGCAGGAGTTACCTGATCCTATTTCCAAAGCAACGTGGGGTAATTACGTAGCTGTTCCACGAGATATGGCTATTGCCAACAAGTGGGAGCAAGGTGATGTGCTAAAGGTTACTGCTAATGGCAAGTCGATAGAATTGCCGGTGCTTGTTCAACCAGGACAGCCCAAAGGGTCTGTAAGCATTGCTATTGGCTATGGCCGCGAAAAAGCTGGTCGGGTAGGAGATGGAGTAGGCGCTAACACTTATCCGTTAGCAGTAATTCGCAACAATGCGATAGGGTATTTCACCAACGTTACTTTAGAGAAAACCGACGCACGTTCGCCTATTGCTCAAACGCAAACGCACCACACGATCATGGATCGTAAGCCTGTGGTGCAGGAGTCTACGCTGGCCCAATACATCAGGAATCCTAAAGAAGTAACTGAATACGATAAAGTTGCCACTCCAGATGGTTTGGAGAAACCTAATAAGGTTTCTTTGTGGCAAGACTACGAGTATAAGAACCATCATTGGGGAATGGTTATTGACCTCAACTCTTGCATAGGCTGTGGAGCTTGTGTATTGGGATGCCAGGTTGAAAACAACGTAGCCGTAGTAGGTAAGCAGGAGGTTATTAATCGTCGTGAGATGCACTGGCTGCGTATCGACCGTTACTATAGCTCCGACCACCACAAAGATGAGTTTGAGACCAAAGGTAAGCTAGCAACGTACCGTGCTATGGAAGATCCGTCGGAAAACCCTTCGGTCATCTACCAACCGATGCTATGCCAGCATTGCAACCATGCTCCTTGCGAAACGGTATGTCCTGTACTAGCAACTACTCATAGTTCGGAAGGTCTAAACCAAATGACCTATAACCGTTGTGTGGGTACGCGCTACTGTGCCAACAACTGCCCTTACAAGGTTCGCCGCTTTAATTGGTTCTCTTACTACTCTAATGAGAAGTTCGAGAATGTAAACGGCCACATGTTTACAGACTTGGGACGAATGGTGCTGAATCCAGATGTCACTGTCCGGGCACGAGGTGTAATGGAGAAATGCAGCTTCTGCGTACAGCGTATTCAACTTGGTAAGCTGGAAGCTAAAAAGCAAAAGCGCCGTCCTAAAGATGGTGAGGTTGTAACAGCATGTGCCCAATCCTGTCCAACTCAAGCAATTGTGTTTGGTGATTTGCGTGACCCCAACTCGCGGGTATCGCAGATTACTCGTCGTGAAGATGGTGAGCGTGGTTTCCATGTATTGGATGCAATAAATGTGCAGCCAAACATCACTTATCTCACCAAAATTCGTAACGTCGAAGAGGTTCGTAACGCTTAG
- the nrfD gene encoding NrfD/PsrC family molybdoenzyme membrane anchor subunit yields MQHVSPVREPLVTGGKTYHDITQDVCRQVEAKPNIRWMAALSVALFFLGIFLYSVYRTLWFGIGEWGLNKTVGWAWDITNFVWWVGIGHAGTLISAVLLLFRQKWRSSINRAAEAMTIFAVICAAMFPVLHMGRPWLAYWVFPLQNTFGSLWVNFNSPLLWDVFAISTYFSVSLVFWYIGLIPDFATIRDRAKGPIAKVAYAMLSMNWRGSAKAWSRYETVSLILAGVSTPLVLSVHTIVSMDFATSVVPGWHTTIFPPYFVAGAIFSGFAMVLTLMLITRVVFKLEDYITLEHIALMNKIMMITGSIVGVAYITEFFIAWYSQVEFEQYAFINRATGPYWWAYWSMMTCNVITPQLVWIRRVRYSIPLTFVLSIIVNIGMWFERFVIIVTSLHRDYLPSSWAMFSPSIIDIGIYVGTLGLFFTLFLLFAKFFPVINMAEVKTIRKYTVDNGPTYTGHHEHHTSTHQPATIGVPASAPVNYNKHD; encoded by the coding sequence ATGCAGCACGTATCACCTGTACGGGAGCCGCTCGTTACCGGGGGGAAAACGTACCACGACATCACGCAAGATGTGTGCCGCCAGGTAGAAGCGAAGCCGAATATTCGGTGGATGGCAGCCTTAAGCGTGGCGCTCTTCTTCCTCGGTATATTCTTGTATTCTGTTTACCGGACCTTGTGGTTCGGCATCGGAGAATGGGGCTTGAATAAAACAGTAGGATGGGCTTGGGACATCACCAACTTTGTATGGTGGGTGGGTATTGGTCACGCTGGTACGCTGATCTCCGCTGTATTGCTGTTGTTTCGTCAAAAATGGCGGAGTTCAATCAACCGAGCTGCAGAAGCAATGACCATTTTTGCGGTAATATGTGCTGCAATGTTCCCTGTTTTGCACATGGGCCGTCCATGGCTAGCCTATTGGGTTTTTCCATTACAGAACACATTCGGCTCACTGTGGGTGAATTTTAATTCACCTCTGCTATGGGACGTATTTGCTATCTCGACCTATTTCTCTGTATCGCTAGTCTTCTGGTACATAGGTCTGATTCCTGACTTTGCTACCATTCGCGACCGTGCAAAAGGTCCAATTGCCAAAGTTGCATATGCAATGCTGAGCATGAACTGGCGCGGTTCCGCCAAGGCTTGGTCGCGCTATGAAACAGTTTCGCTGATTCTGGCGGGTGTTTCAACTCCTCTGGTACTTTCGGTGCACACCATTGTATCTATGGACTTTGCTACCTCAGTTGTACCGGGTTGGCATACTACCATCTTCCCGCCATACTTTGTAGCAGGTGCTATTTTCTCAGGTTTTGCAATGGTGCTTACCCTGATGCTTATTACACGTGTCGTGTTTAAGCTGGAGGACTACATCACATTGGAGCACATTGCTTTGATGAACAAAATCATGATGATCACGGGCTCAATTGTTGGTGTAGCATACATTACAGAGTTTTTCATCGCATGGTATTCGCAGGTTGAATTCGAGCAATATGCTTTCATCAACCGCGCAACAGGCCCTTATTGGTGGGCTTATTGGTCGATGATGACTTGCAACGTTATCACTCCACAGTTGGTATGGATTCGGCGTGTACGGTATAGCATCCCACTGACATTCGTATTGTCGATCATTGTAAACATTGGAATGTGGTTCGAGCGCTTCGTGATCATTGTTACCTCTCTTCACCGTGATTATCTGCCGTCCTCATGGGCGATGTTCTCGCCTTCTATCATTGACATTGGTATCTATGTAGGGACGCTAGGCTTATTCTTTACTCTGTTTTTGCTGTTCGCTAAATTCTTCCCGGTTATTAACATGGCAGAAGTCAAAACGATCCGCAAATATACTGTTGATAACGGACCTACATATACTGGTCATCACGAGCATCATACCTCGACTCATCAACCTGCCACCATCGGAGTTCCTGCTTCCGCTCCTGTAAATTACAATAAGCATGACTAA